A genomic window from Megalobrama amblycephala isolate DHTTF-2021 linkage group LG2, ASM1881202v1, whole genome shotgun sequence includes:
- the LOC125254586 gene encoding 5-hydroxytryptamine receptor 3A — translation MGHLWHFLLACFILLTVLPCLVNMLQCEDGQSGPTYESLQQVIDKKSFRPSVNLSTPTITNISFTLYAILGVNEKAQILTTFLWLRLYWFHEFLIWDPEPCDGITKISLPVKDLWTPDIIVYEFVDDDVSQACPYVYVNHTGHIRYDRMLRLVSACNLQIFSFPFDIQNCSFTFGSYMHTIKDVRVSPALAFKEMTDNSKRYLQASGEWELVVILGDADILKFGIDEWDIITFWVVIKRRPILYVVNLIIPSSFLMIIDILSFYLPPHSVDRSSFKMTLILGYTVFLLIMNDLLPSTANGTPLIGIYFSVCLALMVISLLETVLITCVLHHNSMKYREVPHWVQVLVMHFIARIICYSFPEDPLAKLEVKQETDPWVVPPSESTSSQQTPTNVSGTMTLDVPELRQISQDLREMNSYLTILRKEDHLQNQWCHVGYILDFLLFRIYLLIITGYALVIICMWCIWMDQ, via the exons atgggacaTCTTTGGCATTTTCTTTTGGCATGTTTCATTCTACTTACAG TGTTGCCGTGTCTGGTGAATATGCTACAGTGTGAAGACGGACAGAGTGGACCTACGTATGAATCTCTACAGCAAGTCATTGACAAGAAGTCCTTCAGACCCTCTGTCAACCTCAGCACCCCCACCATCACCAACATCTCCTTCACTCTTTACGCTATCTTGGGAGTT AATGAAAAAGCACAAATTCTTACCACATTCCTCTGGCTCAGACTG TACTGGTTCCATGAGTTCCTCATTTGGGATCCAGAACCCTGTGATGGCATTACGAAGATCTCTCTTCCTGTCAAAGATCTCTGGACTCCTGACATAATCGTTTATGAGTT TGTGGATGACGATGTATCTCAGGCCTGTCCTTATGTGTATGTGAACCACACGGGCCACATCCGCTATGACAGGATGTTGAGGCTGGTTAGCGCCTGTAACCTACAGATCTTCAGTTTCCCTTTCGACATACAGAACTGCTCTTTCACCTTCGGCTCCTACATGCATACCA TAAAGGATGTCCGTGTCAGTCCTGCCCTGGCCTTTAAGGAGATGACTGACAACTCAAAGCGATACCTGCAGGCCAGTGGAGAATGGGAGCTGGTGGTTATACTGGGCGACGCAGACATTTTGAAGTTCGGAATAGACGAATGGGACATCATCACTTTCTGG GTGGTGATAAAGCGACGGCCGATACTGTATGTGGTAAACTTGATCATCCCCAGCTCTTTCCTCATGATCATTGACATCCTGTCGTTCTACTTGCCACCGCACAGCGTGGATCGATCCTCCTTCAAAATGACCCTCATTCTGGGCTATACAGTGTTTCTTCTCATTATGAACGACTTGCTTCCCAGCACTGCTAATGGAACACCTTTAATAG GTATCTATTTCTCGGTGTGTTTGGCACTCATGGTCATAAGTCTACTGGAGACAGTCCTCATTACCTGCGTTCTCCACCATAATTCAATGAAGTACAGGGAGGTGCCGCACTGGGTACAGGTGCTGGTGATGCACTTCATTGCTCGAATTATTTGCTACAGTTTTCCCGAAGACCCTTTAGCCAAACTAGAAGTGAAACAAGAAACTGACCCATGGGTTGTCCCGCCTTCAGAATCAACGTCCAGTCAACAGACACCCACTAATG TGTCTGGAACTATGACACTGGATGTGCCTGAACTCAGACAGATCAGTCAGGACCTTAGAGAGATGAACTCTTATTTGACCATTCTACGAAAGGAAGACCATCTACAGAACCAGTGGTGCCACGTGGGATACATCCTGGACTTCCTTCTCTTCCGCATTTACCTGCTGATAATCACAGGTTATGCACTTGTAATCATATGCATGTGGTGCATTTGGATGGACCAATAG